In the Festucalex cinctus isolate MCC-2025b chromosome 10, RoL_Fcin_1.0, whole genome shotgun sequence genome, one interval contains:
- the LOC144026620 gene encoding uncharacterized protein LOC144026620, whose product MTKKAPTHRAQSDPSHSEQNKECPSTNTSKKKDPKDSGWLEVDEVGWQPTIFPFAAKPGPRDAAAELNSHLPADILELFITDELLQHIIHHTNLYANQSMQKQTDKNCDANPAASP is encoded by the exons atgacaaagaaag ctcctactcatagggcccaaagtgacccttctcacagtgagcagaacaaag aatgtccatcaaccaatacatccaagaaaaaag atcccaaagattctggctggcttgaagttgatgaagttggctggcagccaaccatcttcccctttgctgcaaaaccaggaccaagggatgctgcagcagagctgaattcccacctgccagctgacatcctggagctcttcatcacggatgaacttctccagcacatcattcatcataccaacctctacgcaaatcagtccatgcagaagcagactgacaaaaactgtgatGCAAATCCTGCTGCATCCCCCTAG